In a single window of the Terrirubrum flagellatum genome:
- a CDS encoding glucan biosynthesis protein G, which produces MSQSRRSFARNLGALVATSAAAPTLAQTPPAAQSPTPAPPTAAPAQAPRFNQEDVIRRARDLASRPFDGSAQPLPDALAKLDFDSWRDIRFRPERALLGPDSRFRMQMFHPGFLFQRPVTVNVARDGIAAPVPYSNALFDYGRNKFERPLPVNLGFAGFRLHYPLNQPKVFDELIAFLGASYFRFLGRGQKYGLSARGLAIGAGSKETEEFPTFREFWVEQPQQNDDSIIVHALLDSDSCAGAWQFTIYPGRDTVLDVQMTLFPRKPMPRIGVAPLTSMFFTGENDRRFFDDYRPELHDSDGLLMRTGAGEWIWRPLRNPREAATSSFFDVNPRGFGLMQRDRTFEHYQDLDLNYETRPSYWVEPRGDWGEGRVDLVEIPTSDETNDNIVVAWAPKNAPDAGQTITLGYRISALLDSNELHPGGKAINTWQTSPRALGSAEKPGPGQRRFIVDFAGGDLSYYQTDPSQVQIVPSISNGRILRTFLIPNAQTEGFRAGVDIEAPPGQMADLRAFLKAGSRTLTETWTFPWKAE; this is translated from the coding sequence ATGAGTCAGTCCCGCCGCTCCTTTGCGCGAAATCTCGGCGCGCTTGTCGCCACCTCGGCCGCCGCCCCAACGCTCGCACAGACGCCGCCCGCCGCCCAGTCTCCGACGCCTGCGCCGCCGACAGCCGCGCCGGCCCAGGCGCCGCGTTTCAACCAGGAGGATGTGATTCGCCGCGCCCGCGATCTCGCCTCGCGGCCCTTTGACGGCAGCGCGCAGCCCTTGCCCGATGCCCTCGCGAAGCTCGATTTCGATTCCTGGCGCGACATCCGCTTCCGCCCGGAGCGCGCGCTGCTTGGTCCTGATTCGCGCTTCCGGATGCAGATGTTCCATCCGGGCTTTCTCTTTCAGCGACCGGTGACGGTGAACGTCGCGCGCGACGGCATCGCCGCGCCCGTGCCTTATTCCAACGCCCTGTTCGACTATGGCCGCAACAAGTTCGAGCGGCCCTTGCCGGTCAATCTCGGCTTCGCCGGCTTTCGTCTGCATTACCCGCTCAATCAGCCGAAGGTGTTCGACGAGCTGATCGCCTTTCTCGGCGCGAGTTATTTCCGCTTCCTCGGCCGCGGCCAGAAATATGGCCTGTCGGCGCGCGGGCTCGCTATCGGCGCCGGCTCGAAGGAGACCGAGGAGTTTCCGACCTTCCGCGAATTCTGGGTGGAGCAACCGCAGCAGAACGACGATTCGATCATCGTGCATGCGCTGCTCGACAGCGATTCCTGCGCCGGCGCCTGGCAATTCACGATCTATCCCGGCCGCGACACCGTGCTCGACGTGCAGATGACGCTGTTTCCGCGCAAGCCCATGCCGCGCATCGGCGTCGCGCCTCTCACCTCGATGTTCTTCACCGGCGAGAATGATCGCCGCTTCTTCGACGATTATCGTCCGGAGCTGCACGATTCCGACGGGCTGCTGATGCGCACCGGCGCCGGCGAATGGATCTGGCGGCCGCTGCGCAATCCGCGCGAGGCGGCGACGTCGAGCTTCTTCGACGTGAATCCGCGCGGCTTCGGCCTGATGCAGCGCGACCGCACGTTCGAGCATTATCAGGATCTCGATCTCAACTACGAGACGCGCCCGAGCTACTGGGTCGAACCGCGCGGCGACTGGGGCGAGGGCCGCGTCGATCTCGTCGAGATTCCGACGAGCGACGAGACGAACGACAATATCGTCGTCGCCTGGGCGCCGAAGAATGCGCCCGACGCAGGCCAGACGATCACGCTCGGCTATCGTATCTCGGCGCTGCTCGATTCCAACGAGCTTCATCCCGGCGGCAAGGCGATCAACACCTGGCAGACGAGCCCGCGCGCGCTCGGCTCGGCCGAAAAACCCGGACCCGGCCAGCGCCGTTTCATCGTCGACTTCGCCGGCGGCGACCTCTCCTACTACCAGACCGATCCGTCGCAGGTGCAGATCGTGCCCTCGATCAGCAATGGCCGGATTCTGCGCACTTTCCTCATCCCGAATGCGCAGACGGAAGGATTCCGCGCCGGCGTCGATATCGAGGCGCCGCCGGGCCAGATGGCCGATCTCCGCGCCTTCCTGAAGGCCGGCTCGCGCACGCTCACGGAGACCTGGACCTTCCCCTGGAAGGCCGAATAG
- a CDS encoding type III PLP-dependent enzyme — MTQRIREFLRTRREDGPCVVVDLEVVRENYFKFSRALPDTRVFYAVKANPGPEILKLLADLGSCFDCASVAEIEMAFAAGATADRISFGNTIKKERDVARAFAMGIRLFAVDCEAEVEKIARVAQGSKVFCRILCDGAGADWPLSRKFGCEPEMAVGVLEHAHRNGLEAYGVSFHVGSQQANTEAWDSALASAAAIFRECAQRGIGLSMVNLGGGFPTRYLKNVPAVKAYGEGIFRALSKHFGNRLPETIIEPGRGMVGNAGIIESEVVLVSKKSDTDEVRWVYLDIGKFGGLAETMDEAIRYPIRTPHDGGKTAPCVLAGPTCDSVDVMYEKTPVMLPVSLSIGDKVLIEGTGAYTTTYSAVAFNGFPPLRQYVI, encoded by the coding sequence ATGACCCAGCGCATCCGGGAATTTCTGCGCACCCGTCGCGAAGACGGCCCTTGCGTCGTCGTCGATCTCGAAGTCGTCCGTGAGAACTATTTCAAGTTCTCGCGCGCGCTGCCTGACACCCGCGTCTTCTACGCGGTGAAGGCCAATCCGGGTCCGGAAATCCTGAAGCTGCTCGCCGATCTCGGCTCCTGCTTCGACTGCGCCTCGGTCGCGGAGATCGAGATGGCGTTCGCCGCCGGCGCGACGGCTGATCGAATCAGCTTCGGCAACACGATCAAGAAGGAGCGCGATGTCGCGCGCGCCTTCGCCATGGGCATCCGCCTGTTCGCCGTCGACTGCGAAGCCGAGGTCGAGAAGATCGCGCGCGTCGCCCAGGGATCGAAGGTGTTCTGCCGCATTCTCTGCGACGGCGCCGGCGCTGACTGGCCGCTGTCGCGCAAATTCGGCTGCGAGCCTGAGATGGCGGTTGGCGTGCTCGAGCATGCGCATCGCAACGGGCTCGAAGCCTATGGCGTGTCGTTCCATGTCGGTTCGCAGCAGGCGAACACGGAGGCGTGGGACAGCGCGCTCGCGTCAGCGGCTGCGATCTTCCGTGAATGCGCCCAACGCGGCATCGGCCTGTCGATGGTCAATCTCGGCGGCGGCTTCCCGACGCGCTATCTCAAGAACGTGCCGGCGGTGAAAGCCTATGGCGAGGGAATCTTCCGCGCGCTGTCGAAGCATTTCGGCAACCGCCTGCCCGAGACGATCATCGAGCCGGGCCGCGGCATGGTCGGCAACGCCGGGATCATCGAATCCGAAGTCGTGCTCGTCTCGAAGAAGAGCGACACGGACGAGGTGCGCTGGGTCTATCTCGACATCGGCAAGTTCGGCGGTCTCGCCGAGACGATGGACGAAGCGATCCGCTATCCCATTCGCACGCCGCATGATGGCGGCAAGACCGCGCCCTGCGTTCTCGCCGGCCCGACCTGCGATTCAGTCGACGTGATGTATGAGAAGACGCCCGTGATGCTGCCGGTGTCGCTCTCGATCGGCGACAAGGTGCTGATCGAGGGAACGGGCGCCTACACCACGACCTATTCGGCTGTGGCGTTCAACGGTTTCCCGCCGCTCCGACAATACGTCATCTGA
- a CDS encoding N-acetyltransferase, with protein MIRIVEETFADVGAREALLDRAYGDSRFAKVSEILRRGYRPAEGLALIAMDGEDVIGTVRLWNVAAGGVEMLLLGPLAVDPARQSEGIGAALMRHAITRARALGHGAIILVGDAAYYGRFGFSTGLTWRLSMPGRVDSERFLALELRKGALSKAAGEIVASGRPAVEADVIPFVMAGAPRRSRGGLRLRAA; from the coding sequence ATGATCCGGATCGTTGAAGAAACCTTTGCCGATGTCGGCGCGCGGGAAGCGCTGCTCGATCGCGCCTATGGCGATTCGCGCTTCGCCAAGGTGAGCGAGATTCTGCGCCGCGGCTATCGCCCGGCGGAAGGCCTCGCGCTCATCGCCATGGATGGCGAGGACGTCATCGGCACCGTGCGTCTCTGGAACGTCGCGGCCGGCGGCGTCGAGATGCTGCTACTCGGCCCGCTCGCGGTCGATCCGGCGCGCCAGAGCGAAGGGATTGGCGCAGCGCTCATGCGGCATGCGATCACGCGCGCTCGCGCGCTCGGCCACGGCGCGATCATTCTTGTCGGCGACGCCGCCTATTACGGGCGCTTCGGCTTCTCGACCGGCCTGACCTGGCGTCTTTCAATGCCGGGCCGCGTCGACAGCGAACGCTTCCTCGCGCTCGAATTGCGCAAGGGCGCGCTCTCGAAGGCGGCGGGCGAGATCGTCGCGAGCGGTCGTCCGGCGGTCGAAGCGGACGTCATCCCGTTCGTGATGGCGGGCGCGCCGCGACGGAGCCGAGGCGGGCTTCGATTGAGAGCCGCCTAA
- a CDS encoding homospermidine synthase: MAEWPIYHTITGPIVMIGFGSIGKGTLPLIERHFKYDPKRFVVIDPDDSDRAILDKHGVAFLHQAVTRENYRELLKPLLTKGGGQGFCVNLSVDTSSLAIMEFCREIGALYIDTVVEPWPGFYFDSTLGPEARSNYALRETVLEARRKSPGGSTAISCCGANPGMVSWFVKQALVNVATDLAIDFEEPTTKEGWAELMRKAGVKGIHIAERDTQRAKKPKPRDVFVNTWSVEGFLSEGMQPAELGWGTHEKWMPDNGKTHAAGCGAAIYLLQPGANTRVRSWCPTPGPQYGFLVTHNEAISIADYFTARDEKGEAIYRPTCHYAYHPANDAVLSLHELFGRAGKIQDEHHILAEDEIVDGIDELGVLLYGHGKNAYWYGSQLSVEETRKLAPYQNATALQVTSAVLAGMVWALDNPARGITEADEMDYRRCLEVQLPYLGPVIGSYTDWTPLKDRPGFFPEDIDESDPWQFRNILVR; this comes from the coding sequence ATGGCCGAGTGGCCCATCTATCACACCATCACAGGGCCGATCGTCATGATCGGTTTCGGGTCCATCGGCAAAGGCACGCTGCCGCTGATCGAGCGACATTTCAAATATGATCCGAAGCGCTTCGTCGTCATTGACCCCGACGACAGCGACCGCGCGATTCTCGACAAGCATGGCGTCGCCTTCCTGCATCAGGCGGTGACGCGAGAGAATTATCGCGAGCTCCTGAAGCCGCTGCTGACCAAAGGCGGCGGGCAAGGCTTCTGCGTCAATCTTTCTGTCGATACGTCCTCGCTCGCGATCATGGAGTTCTGCCGTGAGATCGGCGCGCTCTATATCGACACTGTCGTTGAGCCGTGGCCGGGATTCTATTTCGACTCGACGCTTGGGCCTGAAGCACGCTCCAACTATGCGCTGCGCGAGACCGTGCTTGAAGCGCGCCGGAAATCGCCGGGCGGTTCGACCGCGATCTCCTGCTGCGGCGCCAATCCCGGCATGGTGTCCTGGTTCGTGAAGCAGGCGCTCGTGAATGTCGCAACCGATCTCGCCATCGACTTCGAGGAGCCCACGACGAAAGAGGGCTGGGCGGAGCTCATGCGCAAGGCCGGCGTGAAGGGGATCCATATCGCCGAGCGCGACACGCAGCGCGCGAAGAAGCCGAAGCCGCGCGATGTTTTCGTCAATACCTGGTCGGTGGAAGGCTTCCTGTCGGAAGGCATGCAGCCGGCCGAGCTCGGCTGGGGCACGCATGAAAAATGGATGCCCGACAACGGCAAGACTCATGCGGCGGGCTGCGGCGCGGCGATCTATCTGCTGCAGCCGGGCGCGAACACGCGCGTGCGCTCCTGGTGCCCGACGCCCGGACCGCAATACGGCTTTCTCGTCACGCACAACGAAGCGATTTCGATCGCCGACTATTTCACCGCGCGCGACGAGAAGGGCGAGGCGATCTATCGTCCGACCTGCCACTACGCCTATCACCCCGCCAACGACGCGGTGCTGTCGCTGCATGAATTGTTCGGCCGCGCCGGCAAGATCCAGGACGAGCATCACATCCTCGCCGAGGACGAGATCGTCGACGGCATCGATGAACTCGGCGTGCTGCTCTACGGCCATGGCAAGAACGCCTACTGGTATGGTTCGCAGCTTTCCGTCGAAGAGACGCGCAAGCTCGCGCCCTATCAGAATGCGACAGCGCTGCAGGTGACGTCGGCGGTGCTCGCCGGCATGGTGTGGGCGCTCGACAACCCCGCGCGCGGCATCACCGAAGCGGACGAGATGGATTATCGCCGCTGCCTCGAAGTGCAGTTGCCCTATCTCGGCCCCGTCATTGGCTCCTACACCGACTGGACGCCGCTGAAGGATCGCCCCGGCTTCTTCCCCGAGGATATCGACGAAAGCGACCCCTGGCAGTTCCGCAATATTCTGGTGAGGTGA
- a CDS encoding nucleotidyltransferase family protein → MYLFGSAARDAAGDQSDVDLFLDYDPAARFNLFDQMKIEEMLAERLDRKVDLMTRGGLHPLIRDRVISSAIRML, encoded by the coding sequence ATGTATCTTTTTGGTTCGGCCGCAAGAGATGCGGCCGGCGACCAAAGCGATGTCGATCTGTTTCTCGATTATGATCCAGCCGCCCGTTTCAATCTCTTCGATCAGATGAAGATCGAGGAGATGTTGGCGGAGCGTCTCGACCGGAAAGTCGATCTGATGACGCGCGGCGGGCTTCACCCCCTGATCAGGGACAGGGTGATCTCGTCCGCCATTCGCATGCTCTGA
- a CDS encoding DUF2937 family protein, with protein MLARTLGMALGLMTAILFSQLPEYAQQYRQRLGGAIDELRRVVGSFERDARNSGLTRSDALDRMAKSNDELQKRQSTSIAGHIGRLENLEAERDALREAGPFQRLGIFISQSDSELARRTLDDFEPAVPTTAEGAVAAGGGFLAGWGLTRIFGRMFRRRRRLGWRAN; from the coding sequence ATGCTCGCGCGCACGCTCGGAATGGCGCTCGGCCTCATGACGGCGATCCTGTTCTCGCAGCTTCCGGAATATGCGCAGCAATATCGCCAACGGCTTGGCGGCGCGATCGATGAACTGCGCCGCGTCGTCGGCTCGTTCGAGCGCGATGCGCGCAATTCCGGCCTGACGCGCAGCGACGCCCTCGACCGCATGGCGAAGAGCAATGACGAATTGCAGAAGCGCCAATCGACAAGCATCGCGGGCCATATTGGCCGGCTTGAAAATCTCGAGGCGGAGCGCGATGCGCTGCGCGAAGCGGGGCCATTCCAGCGCCTTGGCATTTTCATCAGCCAGTCCGATTCCGAACTCGCGCGCCGCACGCTGGATGACTTCGAACCGGCCGTGCCGACAACGGCGGAAGGCGCGGTCGCCGCCGGTGGCGGCTTTCTCGCGGGATGGGGACTGACGCGGATTTTCGGGCGGATGTTCAGGCGGCGCCGAAGGCTGGGCTGGCGAGCGAATTAA
- a CDS encoding WD40 repeat domain-containing protein codes for MSTTIPTRPPESLTKNVEAIEASAHVVGAAFLGDVGALALADGRVLLRDAEGAISDVAAHPDAGLLSFASDGKSLVTGGDDGRVVATSAKGEANEIADEKSKWIDAVATNGDGAIAWSAGRSVKARDGKGKIKQWAPPSSVRGLVFAPKGYRLGVAHNNGASLWFPNTDAKPDLLEWKGSHLDIMWSPNGRFVVTSMQENQLHGWGLPEKQHMRMSGYPGKTRSMSWSHDGLWLATSGADAVIIWPFQGEKGPMGKPPRECGVRPAKVTSVAFHPKALVVAAGYDDGCILLCRLTDASELLVRPAGKEGGAISALAWDANGRRMLFGSREGAAGLLTLPV; via the coding sequence ATGTCCACCACCATTCCCACGCGCCCGCCTGAATCGCTGACGAAGAACGTCGAGGCCATCGAGGCCAGCGCGCATGTCGTCGGCGCGGCCTTTCTCGGCGATGTCGGCGCGCTTGCGCTGGCTGACGGCCGCGTGCTGCTGCGCGACGCGGAAGGCGCGATATCAGATGTCGCGGCCCATCCCGACGCCGGTCTGCTGAGCTTTGCGAGCGATGGAAAGTCGCTGGTGACAGGCGGCGATGATGGCCGCGTCGTCGCGACGTCAGCGAAAGGCGAAGCGAACGAAATCGCCGACGAAAAAAGCAAATGGATCGACGCGGTCGCGACGAATGGCGACGGCGCGATCGCCTGGTCGGCCGGCCGCTCGGTGAAGGCGCGCGACGGCAAGGGCAAGATCAAGCAATGGGCGCCACCCTCTTCCGTGCGCGGTCTCGTCTTCGCGCCGAAGGGCTATCGCCTCGGCGTCGCGCACAACAATGGCGCCTCGCTCTGGTTTCCCAACACCGACGCGAAGCCCGATCTGCTGGAATGGAAGGGCTCGCATCTCGACATCATGTGGTCGCCGAACGGCCGCTTCGTGGTCACATCCATGCAGGAGAACCAGCTCCATGGCTGGGGCCTTCCCGAGAAGCAGCACATGCGCATGTCGGGCTATCCCGGAAAGACGCGCTCGATGAGTTGGTCCCATGACGGTCTCTGGCTCGCGACCAGCGGCGCCGACGCCGTGATCATCTGGCCCTTCCAGGGCGAGAAGGGGCCGATGGGCAAGCCGCCGCGCGAATGCGGCGTGCGGCCGGCGAAAGTCACAAGCGTCGCTTTCCATCCCAAGGCGCTTGTCGTCGCGGCCGGCTATGACGATGGCTGCATCCTTCTCTGTCGTCTCACCGATGCGTCGGAATTGCTCGTGCGCCCCGCCGGCAAGGAAGGCGGCGCGATCAGCGCGCTCGCCTGGGATGCGAATGGCCGTCGCATGCTGTTCGGATCGCGCGAGGGCGCGGCCGGGCTGCTCACGCTGCCGGTTTGA
- a CDS encoding GTP-binding protein encodes MSEKIPVTVLTGYLGAGKTTLLNRILTEPHGKKFAVIVNEFGEIGIDNDLVVDADEEVFEMNNGCICCTVRGDLIRIIEGLMKRKGKFDAIIVETTGLADPAPVAQTFFVDQDVQDMTRLDAVVTVVDAKWLKDRLKDAPEAKNQIAFADVLILNKTDLVSEAELKDVEAQIRAINPYAKLHRTQRASVSIADVMDRNAFDLDRILDIEPDFLEEGHHHHHDEEMQSVSFRIQGDVDPEKFMPWVQDLTQREGPNILRCKGILAFKNEPKRFVFQGVHMILDGDLQRDWKPEETRESKIVFIGRKLDRKAIEDGFMATAA; translated from the coding sequence ATGTCCGAAAAAATTCCCGTCACCGTGCTCACCGGCTATCTCGGCGCCGGCAAGACGACGCTCCTCAACCGCATCCTCACCGAGCCGCACGGGAAGAAATTCGCCGTCATCGTCAATGAATTCGGCGAGATCGGCATCGACAACGACCTCGTCGTCGACGCCGACGAAGAAGTGTTCGAGATGAACAATGGCTGCATCTGCTGCACGGTGCGCGGCGACCTGATCCGCATCATCGAGGGGCTGATGAAGCGCAAGGGCAAGTTCGACGCGATCATCGTCGAAACGACCGGCCTCGCCGATCCTGCGCCTGTGGCGCAGACCTTCTTCGTCGATCAGGACGTGCAGGACATGACGCGTCTCGACGCCGTGGTGACCGTCGTCGACGCGAAATGGCTGAAGGATCGTCTGAAAGACGCGCCGGAGGCGAAGAACCAGATCGCCTTCGCCGACGTGCTGATTCTCAACAAGACCGACCTCGTCTCCGAAGCCGAATTGAAGGACGTCGAGGCGCAGATCCGCGCCATCAATCCTTATGCGAAATTGCATCGGACGCAGCGCGCTTCAGTCTCTATCGCCGATGTGATGGATCGCAACGCCTTCGATCTCGACCGCATCCTCGACATCGAGCCGGACTTTCTTGAGGAAGGCCATCACCATCATCACGACGAGGAGATGCAGTCGGTCTCCTTCCGCATTCAAGGCGACGTTGATCCCGAGAAGTTCATGCCCTGGGTTCAGGATCTGACCCAACGCGAAGGCCCGAACATCCTGCGCTGCAAGGGCATCCTCGCCTTCAAGAACGAGCCGAAGCGCTTCGTCTTCCAGGGCGTGCATATGATTCTCGACGGCGACCTCCAGCGCGACTGGAAGCCGGAGGAAACGCGGGAATCGAAGATCGTGTTCATCGGCCGCAAGCTCGACCGCAAGGCGATCGAGGACGGCTTCATGGCGACGGCGGCTTAG
- a CDS encoding metal ABC transporter substrate-binding protein: protein MPSRRYVIASAIGLALTAAAGPALAQAEKLKVVASFSILGDLVKQVGGERLDITTLVGPNGDTHVYSPTPADAKSLADAKLVFVNGLKFEGWMDRLVKSSGSKAALIVATKGVKPLQAKDDHDHDHDHGGYDPHAFQDIGNVKLYVANIRDGLAAADPQGKATYEANATAYLKTLDGLETDVKAAIAKIPAANRKIITSHDAFGYFGKAYGMQFIAPKGVSTEAEASAKDVARIIRQVKAEKIPAVFMENIQDKRLAEQIARETGAKIGGSLFSDALSPPDGPAGTYVDLMRNNIREFVSALAPGGA from the coding sequence ATGCCCTCAAGACGTTATGTTATAGCATCTGCAATTGGCCTCGCTTTGACCGCCGCGGCGGGACCGGCGCTGGCGCAGGCCGAAAAACTGAAAGTGGTCGCCAGCTTCTCGATCCTCGGCGACCTCGTGAAGCAGGTTGGGGGCGAACGGCTCGACATCACGACGCTCGTCGGCCCTAACGGCGACACCCATGTCTATTCGCCAACCCCGGCGGACGCGAAATCGCTCGCCGACGCCAAACTCGTCTTCGTCAATGGCCTGAAATTCGAGGGCTGGATGGACCGGCTGGTGAAATCCTCGGGCTCGAAGGCGGCGCTCATCGTCGCGACCAAGGGCGTGAAGCCGCTTCAGGCCAAGGATGATCATGACCATGACCACGATCACGGCGGCTATGATCCGCACGCCTTCCAGGACATCGGCAATGTGAAGCTCTATGTCGCGAATATCCGCGACGGGCTCGCCGCCGCCGATCCCCAGGGCAAGGCGACCTACGAGGCGAACGCCACAGCCTATCTCAAGACGCTCGACGGCCTCGAAACTGACGTGAAGGCGGCTATCGCGAAGATTCCCGCCGCCAACCGCAAGATCATCACCTCGCACGACGCCTTCGGCTATTTCGGCAAGGCTTATGGCATGCAGTTCATCGCGCCGAAGGGCGTCTCAACCGAGGCCGAGGCGTCGGCGAAGGATGTCGCGCGCATCATCCGGCAGGTGAAGGCGGAGAAAATCCCGGCCGTGTTCATGGAGAACATCCAGGACAAGCGCCTCGCCGAGCAGATCGCCCGCGAGACCGGCGCGAAGATCGGCGGCTCGCTGTTCTCCGACGCCCTGTCGCCTCCGGACGGCCCCGCTGGCACCTATGTCGACCTGATGCGCAACAACATCAGGGAGTTCGTGTCGGCGCTTGCGCCCGGCGGCGCGTGA
- a CDS encoding metal ABC transporter permease, whose translation MYDALISPFIEFAFMRRALVGAIALALSGAPIGVFLMLRRMSLTGDAMAHAILPGAAVGYLFAGLSLTAMTLGGLAAGMAVAILAGIVSRATSLREDATMAAFYLVSLALGVTLVSAKGSNIDLLHVLFGSVLALDDDALFLLAGISSVTLAALALLYRPLTLECVDPGFLRSVSRAGPYAHLSFLGLVVLNLVGGFHALGTLLAVGVMMLPAATARLWSADITIMIGVAMLTGVMSSVGGLLTSYHFSLPAGPAIILWAGAVYAVSLAVGPAGGILSNLVPRRHYAA comes from the coding sequence ATGTATGACGCGCTGATCTCCCCCTTCATTGAATTCGCCTTCATGCGCCGCGCGCTTGTCGGCGCGATCGCGCTTGCTCTCTCAGGCGCGCCGATTGGCGTGTTCCTCATGCTGCGCCGCATGAGCCTCACCGGCGACGCGATGGCGCATGCGATTCTTCCCGGCGCGGCTGTGGGCTATCTCTTCGCCGGCCTCTCGCTCACTGCGATGACGCTTGGCGGTCTCGCAGCGGGCATGGCGGTCGCGATTCTCGCCGGCATCGTGTCGCGCGCCACGAGCCTGCGCGAGGACGCGACCATGGCGGCCTTCTATCTCGTCTCGCTTGCGCTTGGCGTGACGCTCGTCTCGGCCAAGGGATCGAACATCGATCTCCTGCATGTGCTGTTCGGCAGCGTGCTCGCGCTCGATGATGACGCGCTGTTCCTTCTCGCCGGCATTTCCAGCGTGACGCTGGCCGCGCTCGCCCTGCTCTATCGCCCGCTGACGCTCGAATGCGTTGATCCCGGATTCCTGCGCTCGGTCAGCCGCGCCGGCCCCTATGCGCATCTCTCCTTCCTCGGCCTCGTCGTGCTCAATCTCGTCGGCGGCTTCCATGCGCTCGGCACGCTGCTCGCTGTCGGCGTGATGATGCTGCCGGCCGCGACCGCGCGTCTCTGGAGCGCCGACATCACGATCATGATCGGCGTCGCCATGCTGACGGGCGTTATGTCCAGCGTCGGCGGCCTGCTGACGTCCTATCATTTCAGCCTGCCGGCCGGCCCCGCGATCATCCTCTGGGCCGGCGCGGTCTATGCCGTGTCGCTGGCGGTCGGCCCCGCCGGCGGCATCCTCAGCAATCTCGTTCCCCGCCGGCACTACGCCGCCTGA
- a CDS encoding ABC transporter ATP-binding protein, translated as MTAAIRFDNLTLGYGRRAAVHHLRGAIAQGSLTAIVGPNGAGKSTLLKGVVGGLKPLEGKIELSADIRDGVAWLPQAADVDRSFPLPVYDLVAMGLWARCGSFGGVGRAARTRIDEAIGAVGLTGFEKRPIGALSGGQMQRALFARLLLQDARIILLDEPFTAIDEKTAADLLDLVRRWHHEERTVVAVLHDLDVVRRAFPETLLIAREPIEWGATDKVLTPENLLKARRMIEAYDRDAPFCERGAA; from the coding sequence ATGACCGCCGCGATCCGCTTCGACAATCTCACCCTCGGCTATGGCAGGCGCGCCGCCGTGCATCACCTGCGCGGCGCGATCGCGCAAGGTTCGCTCACCGCAATCGTCGGTCCGAACGGCGCCGGCAAATCGACTTTGCTCAAGGGCGTGGTCGGCGGGCTGAAGCCGCTCGAGGGCAAGATCGAACTCAGCGCCGACATCAGGGATGGCGTCGCCTGGCTGCCGCAGGCGGCCGATGTCGACCGCTCCTTCCCGCTGCCCGTTTATGATCTCGTCGCCATGGGCCTGTGGGCGCGTTGCGGCTCATTCGGCGGCGTCGGCCGCGCGGCGCGCACCAGGATCGATGAAGCGATCGGCGCGGTTGGTTTGACCGGCTTCGAAAAGCGGCCGATCGGCGCGCTCTCCGGCGGCCAGATGCAGCGCGCGCTCTTTGCCCGCCTGCTGCTGCAGGATGCGCGCATCATCCTGCTCGATGAGCCCTTCACCGCGATCGACGAGAAGACCGCCGCCGATCTCCTCGATCTCGTGCGCCGCTGGCATCACGAGGAGCGCACGGTCGTCGCCGTACTGCATGATCTCGATGTCGTGCGCCGCGCTTTTCCCGAAACGCTGCTGATCGCGCGCGAGCCGATCGAATGGGGCGCGACCGACAAGGTGCTGACTCCTGAAAATCTGCTGAAAGCCCGTCGCATGATCGAAGCCTATGATCGCGACGCGCCGTTCTGCGAACGCGGGGCGGCGTGA